One window of Saimiri boliviensis isolate mSaiBol1 chromosome 4, mSaiBol1.pri, whole genome shotgun sequence genomic DNA carries:
- the SMIM29 gene encoding small integral membrane protein 29 isoform X1, whose protein sequence is MSNTTVPNAPQANSDSMVGYVLGPFFLITLVGVVVAVVMYIQKKKRVDRLRHHLLPMYSYDPAEELHEAEQELLSDMGDPKVVHGWQSGYQHKRMPLLDVKT, encoded by the exons ATGAGTAACACCACTGTGCCCAATGCCCCCCAGGCCAACAGCGACTCCATGGTGGGCTATGTGTTGGGGCCCTTCTTCCTCATCACCCTGGTCGGGGTGGTGGTGGCTGTG GTAATgtacatacagaagaaaaaacg GGTGGACCGGCTGCGCCATCACCTGCTCCCCATGTACAGCTATGACCCAGCCGAGGAGCTGCATGAGGCTGAGCAGGAGCTGCTCTCTGACATGGGAGACCCCAAG GTGGTACATGGCTGGCAGAGTGGCTACCAGCACAAGCGGATGCCACTGCTGGATGTCAAGACGTGA
- the SMIM29 gene encoding small integral membrane protein 29 isoform X2 → MSNTTVPNAPQANSDSMVMYIQKKKRVDRLRHHLLPMYSYDPAEELHEAEQELLSDMGDPKVVHGWQSGYQHKRMPLLDVKT, encoded by the exons ATGAGTAACACCACTGTGCCCAATGCCCCCCAGGCCAACAGCGACTCCATG GTAATgtacatacagaagaaaaaacg GGTGGACCGGCTGCGCCATCACCTGCTCCCCATGTACAGCTATGACCCAGCCGAGGAGCTGCATGAGGCTGAGCAGGAGCTGCTCTCTGACATGGGAGACCCCAAG GTGGTACATGGCTGGCAGAGTGGCTACCAGCACAAGCGGATGCCACTGCTGGATGTCAAGACGTGA